Sequence from the Cucumis sativus cultivar 9930 chromosome 1, Cucumber_9930_V3, whole genome shotgun sequence genome:
gtaaattaaacatttctCTGATCTCTCTGTTTATTTAAtgcacaaaagaaaaaaaaaaatcaaatccaaGAAATCTGGAGATCCTTTAGGCCTTTTAGTTCTGTTTTCTTCCTGTTTGTTTtctgagaaaattaaaaagaaacagtGCAAAGAGTCGACATGGAGTTCCATCGGTTTCAGCTGCTTGTTCTTTCTGTCTCCGCCATCTTGGGTCGTCGGAATTTGGCAGAAGTTTCATGTTTCCGATCAATGCTTCAGATTCCGGTGCTCtagttttcttcattttcctgCAAAATCAAGGTCCTTACTATCTTACAttactgttttttttgttttcttttcaccaatgtcgtttatttatttttattttttgtttttctctttccaaatGCTTAGAATGATGGTTTAAAAAACCACATTTCATCAAGTAGTTTCACTAAAGCTATGCTTTAGTCCTAATAGTTTTCTCACTTAGTGTTAAATTTATGGCATTTGAGTATGTGAAGTTTATGACAGTTTATGGCATTGAGTATGTTTACCtgaaaaacatgaatttacCTTTTTGGTTCAATGATTTTGAGTTATTAGTAGTTATTTTGGTCCATAGCTTTCATTCAGTTCATTTGGGAAAGAGGCCGGGATATGGCTACGAGAGTTGGTTGAATTGACGATCGCCCAAGTTGGTGGAGGTGGTAAACTAGAGCTGTCAGTTGACAATGGTGCTTGGAGGTGGCAGTGGTGGTTGCAGTTGGCTGGCAAAGGGCAGTGATATAGTCACCATGGACAAAGCCAATGGAGTGGAAGTGAGGTAGATGACTATTGAGTTATTTTGGTAACTTCAacaattatacaaattaaCAAGGGATCCACCATTAAAACGCACTTTAAtctcattttaaaagttgattattttaatcaacttattttaatctatttgGATAGTAAGATTCTTAAACTAATCCAACTATGTTTATTTATGGCAGAAAGAGTATATATCTATTTTAGCTCCAATAGGATTTGGCcaattttttgtcatttttaacGTGACCATGCAAATCTATATGAACCTTAGTTAGATTTCATTAGTGGATTACTGAATCAGCAGATTGATGGAAAATACATCATAAAGATTTTTATTAATCTACCCTTTTGTCTGAAATAACCAATTAtaactttaaataatattgtttcTCATTCCAAACTTTCGACTAAAACTAAGAGATATTGCTGATAATTAACTCAATATTAATCGGCATATCTGTCAATGCTTTTCAGAATACAAAATTCATCCCTCCTTGCCTCGATTAGAAGTGAAAATGATCCATGGATTCTTCATGTTATGTTCTACGATTTGAGAATAAGgatattgtattttttcatGTTATCTTCTACAATTCTCTTATTCTAGATAGAATTTACACAAACTTACATGTATATGGACAATATCATATCATTATAGAACATGTGAAAGATagcaattaattttaaatgaatatttgaatctttttttttttgtacattaGATTCATTGTCTTTGCGtttggttatatatatttaaagtttgagataGTAAACCTTTTGAGTCAGATTCTGTCGTTTACTAGCCAATAACATTGCTTTTGGTTTTGAGTAGAGAATGTTTGTAAAGAGAGAGTGAGaagaaacaaatagaaaaaaccaATCAAAGTAATCAgtgagatgatgaaaagaatacatttttttagtaatatttgtttgtttctacTTGTATTATCAATCCAAACCGCTTTATTTAAGTCTATCTGATCTGTTCCAAGTTTTAGTGATTAGCTAGGATTAGGACGATACATCGAGTACACGAAACAGATTGATGATCGAACAGGCGATGAAGCACTTGTTCTTGAAGttcaataaactaacaaaGTCACTAACTCCTAAGAAATGGAGAAACTCTGAAAATGCTTCTGTTGTAAGTGGAAGAGAATCTGCAGAAGCAATGGCAAAGTCTGCTAAGAAGAAGGATCTGATCATCCATGGTTCCGGGAGTATAAATATTGATGGTTCGAGCAATTTTGTCTCGAGTTTTTCAAAGAGGGGTGAGAAAGGAATCAATCAGGACTGCTGCATTGTGTGGGAGGTATGCAAATATAGCTGATGTACAATAACTTTTTCTTCATGATTTTTGCCTGAAATAAAagttctaaaatgaaaaagtacaAAAAGATCATGTTAAATATAGTGGCTGTCATGAAATTGATAATCATAGAAGGTGAGATTTACATAGTCCACTGGATCACGTGTTACCTACCTCTACGGATACAGAGGATGAACTTTGTTATTAGATTTCATATTACAAAGGCGTCTCAAAGTTAGacagtttaaatattattgtgtGTAGACTACTCTAAACATTAGagtaaaagttttaaataacataaatatggATACAACGAGTCAACAAAAACTTGTGTGGTCATTCAAAGCGCTTGTTAACAGATTTGAGACATTTCAACAATAGTTTTATAGCTCATCAAATGAACACAATAAGAAAGAGATCGTATATTCAAATTTGCATTAAAAATTTCacataaaaaatgatgatgtttttgtttttgggttCTTTGTTTGAGCTTGAAATGGAGAAAAACTTGTTTTGATAATAGGAATTTGGGTGTCAAAAAGATATGATATTTTGTGGGGTTTTTGATGGCCATGGACCATGGGGGCATTTTGTTGCAAAAGAGGTTAGAGAGTCAATGCCAATTGCTCTACTTTGCAATTGGGAAGAAGCACTTGTTCAAACTTCTCTTCTTCACCCACATTTGGAACTCAactcaacaaaaacaaatttacacTTCAATTTGTGGGAGCGTTCTTATATAGAAGCATGTGCTGTGGTCGATCCAGAACTTGAGCGACATCCTAAAATCGACACATTTCATAGCGGAACAACGGCCCTTTCCATTGTTCGACAAGTaatgttatattatttatattttgtctCTTCTGTATCATTTTCagtgttcatttttttaacttgtGTTTATTTAGGGTGAAACAATTGTCATTGCAAACCTTGGCGACTCTCGAGCCGTGTTGGCTACAAGTTCTAATGATGGAAATTCAATGTTGTCACCCATTCAGCTCACTATCGATTTCAAGCCAAATCTACCTCGTTCGTTCCTTTCTTTGTATACAAAATGAggaatgaaaatatgaaagagTATATAAAAAGctctaagattttttttgttatttgttatatttcagAAGAGGCTGAGAGGATAACACAATGCAATGGGAGGGTTTTTTGCTTGCAAGATGAACCAGGGACTCAACGTCTTTGGTTGCCGAATGGGAAAATGCCAGGACTATCAATATCGAGATCGTTTGGCGATTTCTGCTTTAAGCATTTTGGACTTATTTCCATGTCTGATGTAACACAAAGAAGTGTAACCAATAAAGACTTATTTGTTATACTTGCAACTGATGGGGTTAGCCTCTTCACACttgtttttctcattctcaACTCAAAATCAAACTCTTTCTTAAGTAGGGTTTGTTCTTATATGATAATACGATCCTAGTCCTAGTAATAATGTCAAATGCTTcatctatattatatttctatcAGATATGGGACGTGGTCTCGAATCAAGAAGCTGTGCAGATCGTACATTCGACGATAGATCGAAAAAAGTCAGCTCGACGATTGGTTGATTATGCAACTTGTGCATGGAAGCGGAAGAGGCCTAGAATTGCAATGGATGATATGTCAGTAATTGTCCTTTACCTCCATTCTTCACCCTTGCATCAATAatctttttgtatattgtaGCACCAAtgtaaaaaccaaaaaagaacaTCAATGTTTATGTATGTTCATTCTTTAGGCTACTTGTTACCGCAAAATgttaacgtaaaaatgacatGTAGTTTTAATCATACCACATTGATGACCATGatttcaaacacattttaaatcaTTCAAATTAGATGTGAGACTTGTCATGACGGTGACATTGAAACTCAAAACCTTTTTTAGATGtctaaaagtttagaaactaCATGTTATTTCTCCCTAATCCGCTAACAAACGTAGGATTAGATGCAATAAATACACATAGACAAAGGTAAAAATCTAACCAACAACAACCAGCCTCAAACCAATGGTGGAAGGATCACACTCAGCTTCGAACCAAATGATTAGAAACACATCAATTTAGTAAATACTACTAAGATGATGAATAGTTGTAACACctatatgatattatttatgTCCAACAAATTTCTAAACTAACATTTTTTACTTAGTGGGACATTGTAACTTGATCCTTAatgatacaaatttcaatttcaaacccAAAAGCTTTAGTTGGATAtgtgctatttttacaaattttttattattgtgttatattttatgatcGTGTAGTAACTATCAACATCGACCACACACGCGTgcaattcttcttttaaaagatCATGATACGCGATTgtgtagaaaatgatacaagATCATGCAGTTCTTTTTAACGATgaaaaaaatgcttcaaaatctaaacgattgtgttgaccatgaaaaaaatgcttcaaaatctaaacgattgtgttgacCATGTTAAACGATCGATTAGATCACATATACacgatcaatttttttaaaacgatggaaaaaaggtttcaaatctaaacgattgtgttgacCAGACTAAATGATCATATTAACTAGATAagcgatcgtttagatcatatcaaagtgatatttaaacgTTATTGAAATTatggaagagaagatgaagaaagaaagaaaaaagaaagaagatgaataaaaatatattacataaaatttggaaaatgtgCTAAAAAAAATCCGAAAGAGATGAATAAATTgtaaagaataagaaaaaagatataaacaaattgcaaagaaaaaaaaaaaaagagaagtgaCGAATTGTCCGCAATATCAAGAGAAAAtctgaaatttatgaaaaaaattaccgggctttttgattttgttacgggtaataaatatttgagtgttatgttatatttatgaaatcaactttgttttaaatgtaattataattgacaacaattttaagagtaataattaagaatataacaacatttaaaaaaattgtaaatatagcaaaatctatcgGTTAGGCTTCTATCGATGATAAACTATTATgatttatcattgatagaccaatatttacaacatgatctatcagtgatagacttctatatTGATGGACTTTTCCATATTTTAcaatacttaattattagggtaattgtaatggatgaccatttgaggaatagtaattaaggatatagcaacatttaaaaaaaattacaaatatagcaaaactatcgctaATAAACTCGTATAatttatcgttgatagaccaatttttacaacatagtttattagtgatagactttatcattgatagaatttgacaaattttgctatatacttaattattttggatttaattgctaaatttgcaactataaatattgctatatttgcaattatgGATGTTTTAATCTAAAATGTTTATGGGCTTTATTTTTCTGAATGGGCCTCgtatttttatttgagaagAACAGTAGGCCTATTTATTCGAAGCCCAAACCCAATGAATACTCCAAAAACCCTAATCTATTGTTCTTTCCCTGAGCTAACAGAGAACGGCCACTTCTTCACTTTGCTCTCTCAGGTAATCTTCCTTCTCCTTCCTCTCTGCCGTTGGCtgtctcttcttcttttccggTAGGACTTCGTTTTCGTAGACTTGTGTGTTGCCATACCTTATATTGTCAGTTTGTGGAAggatttttgaattattaggCGAGCGAGAACGTAAGTATTGATTATTTAGAGATCGAAAATGGAAACTGTGGAACTTCTTCGCTGTTTGTCGCATTATTAGGTCAACAGTTTTATTCATTAAGGCGGTTTAGATTCTGGAATTCTTGTGTTAATTTTGGATGTATATTCCTTAATgtatgggtttttttttttttttgtgttaatttGGATTATGAAATGCTTATGTGAATGAAACAAATAGAATGGTCAAGTAAGTAGA
This genomic interval carries:
- the LOC101205485 gene encoding probable protein phosphatase 2C 34 codes for the protein MIEQAMKHLFLKFNKLTKSLTPKKWRNSENASVVSGRESAEAMAKSAKKKDLIIHGSGSINIDGSSNFVSSFSKRGEKGINQDCCIVWEEFGCQKDMIFCGVFDGHGPWGHFVAKEVRESMPIALLCNWEEALVQTSLLHPHLELNSTKTNLHFNLWERSYIEACAVVDPELERHPKIDTFHSGTTALSIVRQGETIVIANLGDSRAVLATSSNDGNSMLSPIQLTIDFKPNLPQEAERITQCNGRVFCLQDEPGTQRLWLPNGKMPGLSISRSFGDFCFKHFGLISMSDVTQRSVTNKDLFVILATDGIWDVVSNQEAVQIVHSTIDRKKSARRLVDYATCAWKRKRPRIAMDDMSVIVLYLHSSPLHQ